The DNA window AACTGGTATTTTACCTTTTCAAGCTCGAAAAATCGCTTTTAACTTAGGATTGTCTGGAGCTGCATTTAAAGATATGACGAAATTTGTAACGTCACTATATAAAGCATATTCAGAATCTGATTCTTCTTTATTTGAAATTAATCCAGTACTGAAAACTAGTGACGATAAAATTATGGCTGTTGATGCTAAAGTATCTTTAGATGATAACGCCTTATTTAGACATAAAGATTTAGCGGCATTACGTGATTTACGTGAAGAAAATCCAATTGAAGTTGAAGCAGGTGAACATGGATTAAACTATGTTGACCTTGACGGAAACGTTGGTTGTATGGTAAATGGAGCAGGTTTAGCAATGGCAACGATGGACTTGATTAAACAAGCAGGAGGAGAGCCAGCTAACTTTCTAGATGTTGGTGGTACTGCTGATGCTGCAAGAGTAGAAATTGCTTTTGAGCTTATTTTAAGAGATCCAGCTGTGAAAGCTATTTTAATAAACATCTTTGGTGGAATTGTGCGTTGTGATCGTGTTGCTCAAGGTGTTATTGATGCGTATAAAAACATGGGTAATATTGAAGTGCCAATTATTGTACGTTTACAAGGTAC is part of the Psychroserpens ponticola genome and encodes:
- the sucC gene encoding ADP-forming succinate--CoA ligase subunit beta; translation: MDLHEYQGKELLNSFGVRIQRGIVAQNADEAVAAAKKLTEDTGTGWHVIKAQVHAGGRGKGGGVKLAKNLDEVKTIAGQIIGMDLVTPQTSADGKRVHQVLVTEDVYYPGDSEPEEYYMSVLLNRGNGRNMIMYSTEGGMDIETVAEETPHLIFNEEIDPATGILPFQARKIAFNLGLSGAAFKDMTKFVTSLYKAYSESDSSLFEINPVLKTSDDKIMAVDAKVSLDDNALFRHKDLAALRDLREENPIEVEAGEHGLNYVDLDGNVGCMVNGAGLAMATMDLIKQAGGEPANFLDVGGTADAARVEIAFELILRDPAVKAILINIFGGIVRCDRVAQGVIDAYKNMGNIEVPIIVRLQGTNADIAKELIDSSGLDVMSATEFQEAADKVQEVLS